The following coding sequences lie in one Cannabis sativa cultivar Pink pepper isolate KNU-18-1 chromosome 5, ASM2916894v1, whole genome shotgun sequence genomic window:
- the LOC115715879 gene encoding casein kinase II subunit beta-2-like, which translates to MYRERGFKSEVNSVDRKQRINEVLDKQLERSSPSTSSRAVGMNERVQSILMGKTVTPSDQRDSRSASLSKTNCSDVEESETDSEESDVSGSDVEDTSWISWFCNLRGNEFFCEVDDDYIQDDFNLCGLSSQVPYYDYALDLILDVESSHGDMFTEEQNELVESAAEMLYGLIHARYILTSKGMAAMLDKYKNYDFGRCPRVYCCGQPCLPVGQSDVPRATTVKIYCPKCEDVYYPRSKYQGNIDGAYFGTTFPHLFLMTYGHLKQQKASQNYVPRVFGFKLHKP; encoded by the exons ATGTACAGAGAGCGAGGGTTTAAGTCGGAGGTGAACTCGGTTGATCGGAAGCAGCGAATCAACGAAGTCTTGGATAAGCAGTTGGAGAGATCGTCGCCGTCTACGTCTTCTAGGGCTGTGGGAATGAACGAGAGGGTACAGTCTATACTTATGGGGAAGACTGTTACTCCATCTGATCAGAGGGACTCTCGCTCTGCTTCTCTCTCTAAAACTAATTGCTCCGATG TTGAGGAATCTGAAACAGACAGTGAAGAATCTGATGTCAGTGGTTCTGATGTGGAAGACACTTCTTGGATTTCATGGTTTTGCAACCTTCGAGGAAATGAGTTTTTTTGTGAAGTTGATGATGACTACATTCAAGATGATTTTAACCTCTGTGGCTTAAGCAGCCAAGTTCCTTATTATGATTATGCTCTTGATTTGATCTTGGATGTCGAGTCTTCTCATG GCGACATGTTTACCGAGGAACAAAATGAATTAGTCGAGTCAGCAGCAGAGATGCTTTATGGTCTAATTCACGCTCGATACATTTTGACCAGCAAAGGCATGGCTGCTATG TTAGACAAGTACAAAAACTATGATTTTGGGAGGTGTCCCAGAGTTTACTGTTGTGGACAACCCTGCCTCCCAGTTGGCCAATCAGACGTTCCACGAGCAACCACAGTTAAAATATACTGCCCTAAATGTGAAGATGTCTACTACCCTCGCTCGAAGTATCAAGGCA ACATCGATGGAGCTTATTTCGGAACAACATTTCCTCATTTGTTCCTGATGACATACGGGCACTTAAAGCAACAAAAGGCATCCCAGAATTATGTTCCCAGGGTGTTCGGATTCAAGCTTCACAAGCCATAA